One genomic segment of Sanyastnella coralliicola includes these proteins:
- a CDS encoding RNA polymerase sigma factor, with protein MTMTRDDFRNRILPLKDKVFRLAFRYMKNEDEAKDVVQDVMLKFWESQSTAVAIRNEEAWLITMARNRCLDLLKKAGRKYEQVEERFDLGDRSVAPDRKVENAELVRRIKEAIRSLPDQQSEVIRLRDMKGMSYQEIVDETGLDMNVVKVTLHRARRAVRSTIEKAYDYGV; from the coding sequence ATGACTATGACCAGGGATGACTTCCGAAACCGCATCCTGCCTTTGAAAGATAAGGTGTTCCGTCTCGCTTTTCGCTACATGAAAAATGAAGACGAGGCAAAGGACGTGGTTCAAGATGTCATGCTGAAGTTCTGGGAATCGCAATCCACTGCGGTGGCGATTCGGAATGAAGAAGCCTGGCTCATTACGATGGCTCGAAATCGTTGCCTAGACCTGTTGAAAAAGGCGGGCAGAAAATACGAGCAAGTGGAGGAACGCTTTGATCTTGGTGATCGGAGCGTAGCACCTGACAGAAAGGTGGAAAATGCTGAGTTAGTGAGACGAATCAAAGAGGCGATTAGAAGCCTTCCAGACCAACAGTCTGAGGTGATTCGTTTGCGTGATATGAAAGGCATGAGCTACCAGGAAATCGTAGATGAGACCGGACTTGACATGAACGTAGTCAAAGTCACCCTGCACAGAGCGCGCAGGGCGGTTAGAAGCACAATTGAGAAAGCCTACGATTATGGCGTATAA
- a CDS encoding ABC transporter ATP-binding protein: MMVLETKQLTKHYGKIKAANEISLQIPEGSVFGILGPNGSGKSTTLGMVLGATQPTSGEFTWFGQGNDHKIRRQIGAILERPIFYPSFTATQNLKITARIKEVDNNRINEVLKLVGLYERRDSNFKTYSLGMKQRLAIASAMLCDPKVLILDEPTNGLDPQGIAEIRQLILEIAESGKTIVLASHLLDEVQKVCSDFCVLRSGRLIYQGKVEDTGETASVEVEVKSPQKELELALNELAMVKELHKEFDGGFKVVLNDDANAHALNAALFDKGITVDHLVTHRQTLEEKFLEILKNEA, translated from the coding sequence ATGATGGTGCTTGAGACAAAACAACTTACCAAGCACTATGGTAAGATCAAAGCGGCCAATGAGATTAGTCTCCAGATTCCTGAAGGGAGCGTCTTCGGAATCCTTGGCCCAAATGGAAGCGGAAAGTCAACAACCTTAGGAATGGTATTGGGTGCAACACAGCCCACCTCAGGCGAGTTTACGTGGTTCGGACAAGGAAACGACCACAAGATTCGTCGTCAAATCGGCGCGATTTTGGAACGACCGATTTTCTACCCATCCTTCACAGCAACGCAAAACCTCAAGATCACAGCACGCATTAAAGAAGTGGATAACAACCGCATCAATGAAGTGCTAAAGTTGGTCGGACTGTACGAACGCCGCGACTCGAATTTCAAGACCTATTCATTGGGTATGAAGCAGCGTCTGGCGATCGCTTCAGCCATGCTTTGCGATCCGAAGGTGTTGATCTTGGATGAGCCAACCAATGGTCTCGATCCTCAAGGAATCGCAGAGATTCGTCAATTGATCTTAGAAATTGCGGAAAGCGGAAAAACCATTGTCCTAGCAAGTCACCTTTTGGATGAGGTTCAGAAGGTATGTTCAGATTTCTGTGTATTGAGAAGCGGAAGACTGATTTACCAAGGAAAGGTAGAAGACACTGGAGAAACTGCTTCTGTTGAAGTTGAGGTGAAGTCGCCTCAGAAAGAACTCGAGTTAGCCTTGAATGAGCTGGCTATGGTCAAAGAACTCCACAAAGAATTCGATGGCGGATTCAAAGTGGTATTGAATGATGATGCCAATGCGCATGCCTTAAATGCAGCGCTTTTCGATAAAGGAATTACAGTCGATCACCTCGTGACGCATCGACAAACACTGGAGGAGAAGTTCCTCGAAATCTTAAAGAACGAGGCATGA
- a CDS encoding DUF4252 domain-containing protein — protein sequence MKYVITLCLTAFSIVTFAQSAVTEYFSDYQEDDRFTQISISGKMFELMTHIEGETKEEEEMLKAISDLDAMKMVVCDNCEDGYAMYKDALKRFDSSYAELLRVENKDDNFTFLIKEKDGMVTELVMIGHGTEEFIIMSLAGDIDLNQVARIGRAVDIDGLEQLEHMDNK from the coding sequence ATGAAATACGTAATTACCCTTTGCTTGACGGCCTTTAGCATCGTAACGTTTGCACAGAGCGCCGTGACTGAGTACTTCAGCGATTACCAAGAAGATGATCGATTCACACAGATCAGCATCTCGGGAAAGATGTTCGAACTCATGACGCACATCGAAGGAGAAACGAAAGAGGAAGAAGAAATGCTCAAAGCCATTTCTGACCTTGATGCCATGAAAATGGTGGTGTGCGATAACTGTGAAGACGGATATGCCATGTACAAAGACGCCCTCAAGCGCTTTGACTCTTCCTACGCAGAACTACTTCGCGTTGAGAACAAGGATGACAACTTCACTTTCTTGATCAAAGAGAAAGACGGGATGGTGACTGAATTGGTAATGATCGGACACGGCACTGAAGAGTTCATCATTATGTCGCTGGCAGGAGATATCGACTTGAATCAAGTGGCACGAATTGGTCGTGCAGTAGATATCGACGGACTAGAGCAACTGGAACACATGGACAACAAGTAA